A section of the Clostridium sp. TW13 genome encodes:
- a CDS encoding glutamate synthase subunit beta → MGKPTGFLEYERKVSEAESPKDRIQHYNEFHTYLSKEDQEIQGARCMDCGVPFCQSGILIKGMVSGCPLNNLIPEWNDLIYRGQWKEAVERLLKTNNFPEFTGRVCPAPCEAGCTAGLNGPSVSIKENECSIIERAYEEGVIKPNIPKNRTGKKVAVIGSGPAGLAAADSLNKYGHEVTVFERSDRFGGLLMYGIPNMKLEKRIIERKLDIMRTEGVKFINNANVGQNYKKDDILNEFDAVVLACGASNPRDLKAPGRELKGIYFAVDFLKQNTKSLLDSNHEDDNYISVKDKNVIVIGGGDTGTDCVATSLRHGCKSVKQFEIMGEPPKERTANNPWPQWPRVLKVDYGQEEFIEMYGRDPREYNISVKTFEGDESGNLKTVKTVRVNWEKNEKGAMVPKEIEGSEEIFEADVVFLAMGFLGAEQYVVDEFKIEQDARSNVKAEYGEFKTNVDKVFTAGDMRRGQSLVVWAIREGRDAATKVNEYLGN, encoded by the coding sequence ATGGGAAAACCAACAGGATTTTTAGAGTATGAAAGAAAAGTAAGTGAAGCAGAATCTCCAAAAGATAGAATCCAACATTATAATGAATTTCACACCTATTTAAGTAAAGAAGATCAGGAAATTCAGGGCGCTAGATGTATGGATTGTGGAGTTCCATTCTGCCAATCAGGAATATTGATTAAAGGTATGGTATCAGGTTGTCCTCTTAACAACCTAATACCTGAATGGAATGATTTAATATACAGAGGACAATGGAAGGAAGCTGTTGAGAGATTGCTTAAAACTAATAACTTCCCTGAATTTACAGGAAGAGTTTGCCCAGCACCTTGTGAAGCTGGATGCACAGCAGGGTTAAATGGACCATCTGTTTCTATTAAGGAAAATGAATGCTCAATTATTGAAAGAGCGTATGAAGAAGGTGTAATTAAACCTAATATTCCAAAGAATAGAACTGGAAAAAAGGTTGCTGTTATAGGTTCAGGTCCTGCTGGTCTTGCAGCAGCAGATTCTCTTAATAAGTATGGACATGAAGTGACTGTTTTTGAGAGAAGTGATAGGTTTGGTGGATTATTAATGTATGGAATACCAAATATGAAGCTTGAAAAGAGAATTATTGAAAGAAAACTAGACATAATGAGAACTGAGGGTGTTAAGTTTATCAATAATGCGAATGTAGGACAAAATTATAAAAAAGATGATATTTTAAATGAATTTGACGCTGTTGTTTTGGCTTGTGGAGCATCTAATCCTAGAGATTTGAAAGCACCAGGAAGAGAATTAAAGGGAATATATTTTGCTGTAGACTTCTTAAAACAAAATACAAAAAGTCTTTTAGATTCAAATCATGAAGATGATAATTATATATCTGTGAAAGATAAGAATGTTATTGTCATTGGTGGTGGAGATACAGGAACAGATTGTGTTGCTACTTCCTTAAGACATGGATGTAAGAGTGTAAAGCAATTTGAGATTATGGGTGAGCCTCCAAAAGAGAGAACTGCTAACAATCCATGGCCACAATGGCCAAGAGTTCTAAAAGTGGACTATGGTCAAGAGGAATTCATTGAAATGTATGGAAGAGATCCACGTGAGTACAACATAAGTGTAAAAACTTTTGAAGGTGATGAGTCTGGAAATTTAAAAACTGTAAAGACAGTAAGAGTTAATTGGGAAAAGAATGAAAAGGGTGCTATGGTTCCAAAGGAAATAGAAGGATCAGAAGAAATTTTTGAAGCAGATGTTGTATTTTTGGCCATGGGATTCCTAGGAGCAGAACAATATGTAGTTGATGAATTTAAGATTGAGCAGGATGCTAGAAGCAATGTAAAGGCTGAATATGGCGAATTCAAAACTAATGTAGATAAGGTGTTTACAGCTGGAGATATGAGAAGAGGTCAATCACTTGTGGTTTGGGCAATTAGAGAAGGTAGAGATGCAGCTACAAAGGTTAATGAATATCTTGGAAATTAG
- a CDS encoding DUF1294 domain-containing protein, with protein sequence MVKIIVAYLIIINTIGFFTMLIDKRKAEKKKWRIPEKNIFFIAAIGGSLGAMIGMYVFRHKTKHWYFKFLFTVFLIAHMLILYYFLFKK encoded by the coding sequence ATGGTTAAGATAATAGTGGCGTATTTAATAATTATAAATACTATTGGATTTTTCACTATGTTAATTGATAAAAGAAAAGCTGAAAAGAAAAAGTGGAGAATTCCAGAAAAAAATATATTTTTCATTGCTGCTATAGGTGGTAGTTTAGGAGCGATGATTGGTATGTATGTTTTTAGACACAAAACAAAACATTGGTATTTTAAGTTTCTTTTTACAGTGTTTTTGATTGCACACATGCTAATTTTATATTATTTTTTATTTAAGAAATAA